In one Dreissena polymorpha isolate Duluth1 chromosome 7, UMN_Dpol_1.0, whole genome shotgun sequence genomic region, the following are encoded:
- the LOC127837960 gene encoding uncharacterized protein LOC127837960, producing the protein MASRDRVLSLDGGGIRGLIILEILEAIEKEAGQPIKDMFDWIGGTSTGGIIALGIATGKPISHIKEMYMRLKDQVFSGSRPYDSAPLETFLKQEFGEATVMSDIRYPRVLVTSVEGDHDPWKLHMFRSYMIINEDIEDGCEQIEEPQNHYIWEVARCTSAAPSYFHPYKQFLDGGLMSNNPTLDILTDIHQFIKPLPQMQNAEKNDSPLPQMQNADRNDSPLPKMRNAERNDSPWPKVQNADKNYKPLSKMQNGDKNDPPLPQPLQNADKEDIKVDDADAAKSQMIVEVPVRYLDVVVSVGCGYSNYVKQSTPDPHWPDLSDMIRHPQETYRLLTETKRFFKNLLEQVSISYGQPTHRARAFCKLMNVPFYRFSPLLSENVPLDCVDEERIERMLQDTNSYIEDPKNRQRIKELAARLKRFQ; encoded by the exons ATGGCTTCTCGGGACAGG GTATTGTCCCTGGATGGTGGGGGTATTCGGGGACTCATTATTCTTGAGATCTTGGAGGCGATCGAGAAGGAAGCAGGTCAGCCAATCAAAGATATGTTTGACTGGATCGGCGGAACAAGTACCGGAGGGATAATTGCTTTGGGCATTGCTACCG GCAAGCCAATATCTCACATTAAAGAAATGTACATGCGACTAAAGGATCAAGTGTTCAGCGGCTCCAGGCCGTACGATTCTGCACCGTTAGAAACCTTTTTGAAGCAGGAGTTTGGGGAAGCAACTGTAATGTCGGATATTAGGTACCCAAG GGTGCTGGTAACAAGTGTAGAAGGGGATCACGATCCGTGGAAGCTTCACATGTTTCGTTCCTACATGATCATAAACGAAGATATAGAGGATGGATGTGAACAAATCGAAGAACCACAAA ACCATTACATCTGGGAGGTTGCCCGCTGCACGTCTGCTGCTCCGTCCTACTTTCATCCGTACAAACAGTTCCTGGATGGAGGCTTGATGTCCAACAATCCAACCCTTGACATTCTCACAGACATTCACCAGTTTATCAAACCATTGCCGCAAATGCAAAATGCTGAAAAGAATGATTCACCATTGCCGCAAATGCAAAATGCTGACAGGAATGATTCACCATTGCCGAAAATGCGAAATGCTGAGAGAAATGATTCACCATGGCCGAAAGTGCAAAATGCTGACAAAAATTATAAACCATTGTCGAAAATGCAAAACGGCGACAAGAATGATCCACCATTGCCGCAACCATTGCAAAATGCCGACAAGGAGGATATTAAAGTTGACGATGCTGACGCTGCAAAAAGTCAAATG attgtaGAAGTTCCAGTTCGATATCTTGACGTGGTTGTTTCTGTCGGTTGCGGATATTCTAACTACGTAAAACAATCAACACCAGACCCACACTGGCCAGACTTGTCGGATATGATACGCCATCCACAAGAGACGTATAGATTGCTCACTGAgacaaaacgtttttttaaaaaCCTCCTAGAACAG GTGTCAATATCTTACGGTCAGCCGACGCATCGTGCCAGAGCTTTTTGCAAATTGATGAATGTGCCGTTCTACCGGTTCTCTCCGCTCCTCTCGGAAAATGTGCCTCTGGACTGTGTGGATGAAGAGAGGATCGAGAGAATGCTTCAGGACACGAATTCCTACATCGAGGACCCGAAGAATCGGCAGAGGATTAAAGAACTCGCAGCCCGCTTGAAAAGATTCCAATGA